Proteins co-encoded in one Sulfuricaulis limicola genomic window:
- the murG gene encoding undecaprenyldiphospho-muramoylpentapeptide beta-N-acetylglucosaminyltransferase: MSRVLIMAGGTGGHVFPGLAVARRLLEKRVQVVWLGTRRGLEAHAVPASGLAIDMEWLNIQGVRRKGWLRWLQFPFTLAYAMAQAFRVLRRRKPDAVLSLGGFVAGPGGLMAWLTRTPLLIHEQNAIPGMTNKWLAPLADQVLSGFPNAFGRHVVARPVGNPVRDEIAALPPPEERLKDRRGRLRLLVVGGSLGARIFNDVMPDAVHELSADLRPEIWHQCGRGNAEVVQRAYGDVPAKVTEFIDDMAQAYAWADVVLCRAGAMTVAELAASGSAAILVPYLYAVDDHQTANARFLSERNAAVLVPTAEFNNARLCELLAGFSGNRELLLKMAQAARHLAVTDAAETVATLCLEAAT, translated from the coding sequence ATGAGTCGCGTGCTGATCATGGCGGGCGGTACCGGCGGGCATGTGTTCCCGGGGCTGGCCGTGGCGCGCCGGCTGCTGGAGAAGCGCGTGCAGGTCGTGTGGCTGGGCACGCGCCGGGGGCTGGAGGCGCATGCGGTGCCGGCCTCGGGGCTGGCCATCGACATGGAGTGGCTCAACATCCAGGGCGTGCGGCGCAAGGGCTGGCTGCGCTGGCTGCAGTTTCCGTTCACGCTTGCGTATGCCATGGCGCAGGCGTTCCGCGTGTTGCGTCGCCGCAAGCCGGACGCGGTGCTGTCCCTGGGCGGGTTCGTCGCGGGGCCTGGCGGCCTGATGGCGTGGTTGACGCGCACGCCGCTGCTGATCCACGAACAGAACGCGATTCCCGGCATGACTAACAAGTGGCTGGCGCCGCTCGCCGATCAGGTGCTGAGCGGTTTTCCCAATGCCTTCGGGCGGCACGTGGTGGCGCGCCCCGTGGGCAATCCGGTGCGCGACGAGATCGCCGCGTTGCCGCCGCCCGAGGAAAGGCTGAAGGATCGTCGCGGACGCCTGCGGCTGCTGGTCGTCGGCGGCAGTTTGGGCGCCAGGATTTTCAACGATGTCATGCCCGACGCGGTGCACGAACTGTCCGCTGACTTGCGACCGGAAATCTGGCATCAGTGCGGGCGCGGCAATGCCGAGGTCGTACAGCGCGCCTACGGCGACGTGCCGGCCAAGGTGACGGAATTCATCGACGACATGGCGCAGGCCTATGCCTGGGCCGACGTGGTGCTGTGCCGCGCCGGGGCCATGACCGTTGCCGAGCTCGCCGCTTCGGGCTCGGCGGCGATCCTGGTTCCCTATCTCTATGCGGTAGACGATCACCAGACTGCCAACGCGCGCTTTCTGTCCGAGCGCAATGCCGCGGTGCTGGTGCCGACGGCGGAATTCAACAACGCCCGTTTGTGCGAATTGCTCGCCGGATTTTCCGGCAACCGCGAACTCCTGTTAAAGATGGCGCAGGCGGCGCGGCATCTGGCCGTGACCGATGCCGCCGAAACCGTGGCGACGTTATGCCTGGAGGCGGCGACATGA
- the murC gene encoding UDP-N-acetylmuramate--L-alanine ligase, with the protein MRDRVKRVHFVGIGGAGMCGIAEVLHNLQFEVSGSDVRESPNTRRLASLGAKVTIGHDPQLINAVDVVVVSSAVDDTNPEVRAARAARIPVIPRAEMLGELMRLQRGIAIAGTHGKTTTTSLIASCLAEGGLDPTFVIGGRLNSAGTHARLGRGQYLVAEADESDASFLHLAPFMAVVTNIDADHMATYGGDFNRLKQAFVDFLQQLPFYGLAVLCLDDPVVREILPRVHRPVLTYGTSPEADLRAVNIRQQETRMHFTAELRDRKSWLPVELNLPGHHSVLNALAAIGIAHELGVDEKAIGRALSGFGGIGRRFQINGQVRLNGGDIILVDDYAHHPREIAATVAAARASWPQRRLVVVFQPHRYTRTHDLLDDFSTVLAGLDMLIVTEVYAAGEKPVSGADGRALCRAIRARGKVDPVFLEDVNTLPQALADVLRGNDVLLTLGAGSIGGVAAALPQTLSKRGKA; encoded by the coding sequence ATGCGTGACCGAGTGAAACGGGTGCATTTCGTCGGCATCGGCGGCGCTGGCATGTGCGGCATCGCCGAGGTGCTGCACAACCTGCAATTCGAGGTATCCGGCTCGGACGTGCGTGAGTCGCCCAACACCCGGCGTCTTGCGTCGCTCGGTGCGAAGGTCACCATCGGTCACGATCCGCAACTGATTAACGCTGTGGATGTGGTGGTGGTGTCGTCGGCGGTGGACGACACCAACCCGGAGGTGCGCGCGGCGCGCGCCGCCCGGATACCGGTGATCCCGCGCGCGGAAATGCTGGGCGAGCTGATGCGCCTGCAACGCGGCATCGCCATCGCCGGCACCCACGGCAAGACCACGACCACCAGCCTGATCGCCAGCTGCCTGGCCGAGGGCGGGCTCGACCCGACCTTCGTGATCGGCGGCCGCCTCAACAGCGCCGGCACCCATGCGCGCCTCGGACGCGGGCAGTATCTGGTGGCGGAGGCCGACGAGAGCGACGCGTCGTTTCTGCATCTGGCGCCGTTCATGGCGGTGGTGACCAACATCGACGCCGATCACATGGCCACCTACGGCGGCGATTTCAACCGCCTCAAGCAGGCATTCGTCGATTTTTTGCAGCAACTGCCGTTCTACGGCCTGGCGGTGTTGTGTCTCGACGACCCGGTGGTGCGCGAGATCCTTCCGCGCGTGCACCGCCCGGTGCTGACTTATGGCACGAGTCCCGAGGCCGATCTGCGCGCGGTGAATATCCGCCAGCAGGAAACCCGCATGCATTTCACCGCCGAGCTGCGCGACCGGAAGAGCTGGTTGCCGGTCGAGCTCAACCTGCCGGGACATCACAGCGTGCTGAACGCGCTCGCGGCCATCGGCATCGCGCACGAGCTGGGCGTGGACGAGAAAGCGATCGGCCGCGCCTTGTCGGGTTTCGGCGGCATCGGCCGGCGCTTCCAGATCAACGGACAGGTCAGGCTGAACGGCGGAGACATCATATTGGTTGACGACTACGCGCATCACCCGCGCGAGATCGCCGCCACGGTCGCGGCCGCGCGCGCCAGCTGGCCGCAGCGCCGCCTGGTCGTGGTGTTCCAGCCGCATCGCTACACGCGTACGCATGACCTGCTGGACGATTTCAGCACCGTGCTGGCCGGACTCGACATGCTGATCGTCACCGAAGTCTATGCCGCGGGCGAAAAGCCGGTCAGCGGCGCCGACGGCCGCGCCCTGTGCCGCGCCATTCGCGCGCGCGGCAAGGTCGATCCGGTTTTCCTGGAGGACGTGAACACGCTGCCGCAGGCGCTGGCCGATGTGCTGCGCGGCAACGATGTGCTGCTCACCCTGGGGGCGGGCTCCATCGGCGGCGTTGCCGCCGCACTGCCGCAGACGCTCAGCAAGAGAGGAAAGGCATGA
- the murB gene encoding UDP-N-acetylmuramate dehydrogenase: MPAKSSTSLRGRLLLDEPMSRHTSWRVGGPADRLYIPADLDDLAAFLASLPAEEALHWVGLGSNLLVRDGGVRGTVIMTSGALNGLGVLRPGVVRAEAGVAGAKVARFCAERELVGAEFLAGIPGTVGGALAMNAGAFGGETWRIVEAVETIDRHGQRRTRPPADYQIAYRKVSGPRGEWFVAAHFRLASGDTSQGKTLIKTLLAKRGATQPTQLPNAGSVFKNPAGDHAARLIEASGLKGKCEGKACVSELHANFIVNQGGATAAEIERLIARIQATVENLHGIRLETEVRVIGEAKP, encoded by the coding sequence ATGCCGGCGAAATCCAGCACAAGCCTGCGCGGACGGCTGCTCCTGGATGAGCCGATGTCGCGCCACACCAGCTGGCGCGTCGGCGGGCCGGCCGACCGGCTGTACATCCCGGCGGACCTGGACGATCTCGCGGCGTTTCTGGCGTCGCTGCCGGCAGAGGAAGCGCTGCACTGGGTGGGCCTGGGCAGCAATCTGCTGGTGCGCGACGGCGGCGTGCGCGGCACGGTGATCATGACCAGTGGCGCCCTGAACGGCCTGGGCGTGCTGCGCCCCGGCGTGGTGCGCGCCGAGGCCGGCGTGGCCGGCGCCAAGGTGGCGCGGTTCTGCGCCGAGCGCGAGCTGGTGGGCGCGGAATTCCTGGCCGGCATTCCCGGCACCGTCGGCGGCGCGCTGGCCATGAACGCCGGTGCCTTCGGCGGCGAGACCTGGAGGATCGTTGAGGCGGTGGAGACCATCGACCGTCACGGCCAACGCCGCACGCGCCCGCCGGCGGATTACCAGATCGCTTATCGCAAGGTCAGCGGCCCCCGGGGCGAATGGTTTGTCGCCGCGCATTTCCGGCTCGCGAGCGGCGATACATCTCAGGGTAAGACACTTATCAAAACCCTGCTGGCCAAGCGTGGCGCCACCCAGCCGACGCAACTGCCGAATGCCGGCTCGGTGTTCAAGAACCCCGCGGGCGATCACGCCGCGCGCCTGATCGAGGCCAGCGGACTGAAGGGCAAGTGTGAGGGCAAGGCCTGTGTCTCCGAACTGCACGCAAATTTCATCGTCAACCAGGGTGGCGCCACTGCCGCCGAGATCGAGCGCCTGATCGCGCGGATCCAGGCCACGGTGGAAAACCTGCACGGGATCAGGCTCGAGACCGAGGTGCGTGTCATCGGTGAGGCC